Genomic segment of Arctopsyche grandis isolate Sample6627 chromosome 3, ASM5162203v2, whole genome shotgun sequence:
GCATCCAATTCGTGTTCGTGTCTAGGCGGCATATCGTTCAAAGCTTCTCTAGCCGCTTCCAAGTTTTTTCCTTGATATTCAATAGCCGCTTTCAAGTTGAAAGTCTCCGTCAAAGCTGTCTCGTGCAGTGTCAAAGTGTTCCCCACCGATTTTACCTCGGACCCTTCACTCTGCATGCCCACCCCTAGTTCGGGGTGATCACGTATACCTCGCTCGACTATATTGTTGATGTATTTGAGCGCTAGAGGAAACTCTTTGAGGCGATAATAGCACAGCGCCACATTATACTGCAGGTGAGCATTAAAACCTATGACTTGAGAAGTCCTCAAAAACTTCTGGAGAGCCTCCTCGTACTTTCCCTCCTTGTATAGCAAGCATCCGAAGTTGATATCTCTGTCAGGATCGTCCTGGGAGCACACTTCTACTAAACTTTTAGCAGCCACTATATCCTCCTGGCCGTACTTAATGGCCGCTTGCAATTTCGTAAGTTTTTCCTCATACCCCGGCTCGGCTATTTGACTGGAAACTTTGAACGCCTCGTCATACAGGGACGCCTCGTATAACGATTGGGCATAATGCAATTTGTATTCCGGTTGCTCCGGATGCAGTTCAATCAATTGCTCGTAACAATTTGCCGAATTCACATAGTCTTGGGTGTGGTAGTAGCAGTATGCCAACAGGGACAACCCAGCTCTGTTCGGGTTCACGTCGTTCACCTGATTTAAAATGCGTATCGCTTCGGGGAACGCCTTTTCTTTGATCTGAAATTATAAACGAAACAAAAAATCAGTTCCTTTCAATTGAATGTATGTTACAGTACAAGCCCCGAGCTATTCCAATCCACTTAACATACAAAAGAGTCGATCTGAATATTTTATCTTTCGAGGAATTCGTCAAAAATTATAGGATGTTGTCGAATCACTTGAACCGCTATCGCTAATAATATATCTAGCATTCTtccgttttgtttttttttgttagccatgtattttatttcaaacaacGGAACAGTCCAGTGGTGGTGCGCGAAAGACTCGAGTTTCCGCATTTTTGTGTATAACGTACCAATGAGTAAACAGTTTTGGTATACTCTCCGTCCTTGATGTTTACGTAGTCCAACACCATGATGTTTTGTGCTCGAATCTCAAATATTTGCCGACTGTCCTCACAGATCCAACGTCAAACATTGATGTTTGTCCCCCGCGGGGTCTCCTTGACTACGGGCATACCAATGCAAAAAAAGCTCAGTTGAATTATGAACGGTATGCGGAATTAGTCCCCTTCAGAAACTTGCATGATATAGTACCTCAACCATCTTATGCatataagaaacaaaaaaaaaaacctgaaaaataatataatatgtttagcAAAATTGGTTgagatgaaatacatacatacatatgttgtaatttaaatttgatttattttgcaGTCAAATTGGAATTGGAACACGGAAGTTTACTAATGATGAATCCccctacaaataaaatatggtaCCATTCATTACCTAAAAAGAAAAGTGCAATTGGAGTCAGAATTAATATGACATTCAGAAAATATAATgctaatgttttaaaaaaataatgtttattttttaataaatgagtgTGTTTTTAAAGTGTTTTCATTTTATAGATCgagtattttttgtgaaaattcatAAGAAGTACTTTAATAAAGTGTTCTCAGGCCGCTTGCTCGTGCTAGCTTATCGTACTGTATAAGTgtattattgatttaaattaattgttatgtattattttattcaatttttatataataatttatgttgtattcaattgttttaataaaatcgaTCAATTTATATCTCGTTCATCGTCggccatttttttattgtagcCACACTAAATTTATTTCGTAGTGGCAATACTGCCAGTAAGTGGATCGTCGCATTTGACAGCTGTCATGTCTTGATTTAAAACACGGAAATGTAAGTATTTATTACACTTTTACTCACATAGATaaacgttttataaataaaaagtaatattctttatatttataaaaaattagagTGAAATATGTTCATTTTTCTATTAGCAATTATGACGCATCCCATAGAAATTAATTTACACATATAAAAACGTCATTAAATTCATCTCTTATCGTTCAAACTTAATGAGTGTAAGTGGATATATGAAACATTTGATTGAGAAATAAAACGAATGGAAAAAATAGGgcagaattatattataataatcactTTGAAGTATAGTATTCCATTAAGTTTGAAAAGTTACACTAAAGTATGAATGCGAAATTTGAACGTTGAActcaaatttattatgtaatgtTCAGCATACAGTTTAGaaatattaatgtataattgaaataattagaaAGTGGATTACGTATCGATAATTTGACAAGACTTATCACCCGATGAATAAAATAAGTACTTATGTAAATGATACCTGAAGATGTAGAATAAAGCAAGGCCGAATTAATGTCTCAAATAAAACTACTTCATATGAGTTTATATTTGATAGTGTCAATTGAATATGTTCCTAGAAGTTTATTGTGATGTGCTTTAATTAAGGGTAAATAGAATTGTGTTACCCCAGAATTACAAACTATTGAACATGCTGCTTTAAAGTAATTTATTAGAATTAGTGCATACtccatattgatttatttacaaatcgccatttaatttaaaacgctTTACAGTGAAGTGGGGATAAAATCATACTGATAAGAAATCATTGCGATATCGAAAGAATGATAACATTGTTAGACGCGGTATATAAGCCGGTAGTAAAAATCGCTCGGCATAGTCGGGTAAAATCCTGACATGTTTCATACGTGTCCAATTTCCGGTTGTGACTTCACGACGAACGCTCCTCCAGCATGGGATGAATTTGTCTATTTGCGTGATAAGCGTGATTTAAACTTTACACTTGTGTGATTGTCGGAATTGATGGAAGAATCTTACCCGAGTTGAAATTTACCGTGTTAAAATGTTCGGAAAAAATCTACAGAGATCTTACAAATACATAATGTATGCCACGAAGACACCGTCGTACCGGATCGACCAGCGGGATCTGAAGTGCAAGAGCGGATGTGGATTCTACGGCAACGCTCAGTGGCAGGGATACTGTTCTAAGTGTCATCGGGAGCAAGTTCATCGGCAGAGGAAAGCTGGtactatttatatgtatattcattttgttttattttttgtttgtattgtttattggaatttttttaatgtgtagAGAAAGCAAGCTTCGGAGCATCGAGCACTCAACGGGAACATCAAGTTCTTGAACGTCTGCCGAAAACCAGCACTCCCATAGCTGGTTTTACGAAGTTTGAGGAGAAAAAGCTACGACAGACTGACAGCCAAAAGAAAACTAAACTATTGAAATTGAATGTATTCCGGAAGGCATCAAATGCTAAaggtattgaaaatattatttacatttgaGAATAAAGTTGTTCGAATGAGTCAGTTCATAGTGTTTAATATCAGATCttatgagtgttttcattgttttataataGTTTATTGTGCAATTTGATATTTCATCAAAGGTATGGTAGGTAGAAATAATATTAGGGAAATATTTATTGTAGAAAAATGTAATGCTTTgccttaattttaataattgaaaagtgTTAGAATTGCGtccattgaaaatttttttaaaagactGATCTCAAAAGAAGAAGGATGAGAATGatataatgagaaaaaaatctGTCTGGTGCGATCTCTGGTGATACCCATTGCATTCTATGGACTCAAAACATGGACTctaaaaaagagagaaagggacatgTTTGATGCCTTCGAAATGTGGTGGTGGAGGTGGACGCACGGACATCTCTATCCCCAAAAGCTGGCAGTTTCAAAGAAACTCTTcaagaggatctttatttatgttcagtaTACAAGTATTGTATGTACGGCAAAGGAGGTAGTTGCTCGACTTCGGAGGAGTGGGCTGGCTGAACTCCAGAAGCTCACTAGCTGAACTCCAGGGGCTAACTGGCTGGTGCGTCCGCGTCCAGGGCTGGTGCGCTAGTTTATATCCTGATCGGTTGTTATATCCTGATCGGTTGTGCAATACGTAGCTGCGTGATGAGATCATGCTTTAGGGAATTCCTGCGGGCTAGCGATCGTTTATATGGAGCGAGTTGAGTTGTGTCTTTGCCTTTGTATGAAGATATTTCAGGCGAGGACACTCTTACAGGAACAATTTGATAAATCGTAGGGCTTATGTTTTATAGGGACGTAGGTGAGATCATTGACCTTGATTCAGGATTTTACAAATCGTGTCATACATCTATACTACGATTTCTTTCAATTTGTAGGAATCAATTTGCAtatttcgaattattttttcataaaaatttccgagaattgatttaaataaaattataattttgcgCTACTGAACAAAAAGGATTATCTTGCACTCGAttgcatattaatttatattataatataataataatatgcacTTATGAATGTTATTTCGAATTCAAATGAACATCGCCATTGTTCATACACTTGAATAATTCAATATGTGTAGTCAAACAGATACTAGATAATTAACATGTCATGCTTATTTCAGATGTCGGTCCACCGGAAAGCTTCCGGGACAAGTCTCAAGCTCAAGGATCGATCTCGGTGCGATCGCTGGACTACATTAAGAAAGATTTCGTACAAAAGTTTCCAAACCTTGGCGCGATCATCGAAAAAGACGTCTGCAAGTACGTGCACGTCGtcttcgccaacatttccaaacaATTACAAACCAAAACAATCGACGAACTATCGGACATAACTCAAAATCTATATCAGGTTTGCGATCAATCTACAATTTAtcgtagtaataataatattaggaatttttgtatttgtttatgtTTACGCAGGTATTCGCCAAACGTATGGATGAAAGTCCTAATTATGCCGAAGTCGACGGTGAAACCAAAGAATTATTGCTGGACTTTGTCGAAAAGCATTCTATGACTCATCTCCATAGGTGAATTTattgttgattttgattttttttatttttttattgaagacATCGTATCaagtaatgattttatttatagcaCTGTTTTCTCCGCTTACGGATCCGATGATGAAAGAAAAGACGCTCGCTTACATTCCAGAATCCGTCAGTTGTGTTGGGTGTCTCCGCAGCATCTGGATTGCCGCATAGATCAAGGCAACGCTACGGCTAGAGATCTCTTATATACGGCAATTAcgggtaaaatataatatagtatatataaaaacggacgcgatgtatgtatgtttgtgggtatgtggcggaggcgtcgaccagtatggagatttcaaaaaaacaaattttagaatactagGAGTATACGTGCATACGATtttggcgtgacgaccgattgtGTCGAGGAGATGCAGGGAAGTGGGGGacctgagcgtctgacatgtgctcctgatattgagcggcTGAATTGGAACGGGTGACCTCGGCGTCAGATgagcgtacacacatccacaaagacacacacacacattcattcagtATTTCAACGTGGGCGAACATtttaccagtggcggctcgtcgggggctgcagtcctcccagtacagtacaaatgcatgctatttttgtcgtccacgtgggctgcgggctgcagacctcccagtatagtacatatacaagctatttttgttttcattcgatcagTGGTTTGGTTAACGAACTACTACAGCCTGAATagtctctgcagcccccccactATGAAATCTCACGAGCCACTACtgcattttactattaatacgcgcgcgcgcgcatataaattaccttacactatatttatatacaacacaacattattttaattcgtgtatcaattccttttccgaagccacccgttgaaatcaatgggTATAACACtagtttttttaatagttttatattaaaaccaacatttgagtgtatgtatgtattgatgaTGATTGTTTCATATAGAATTGGTTGCAATGGATAGTGTACTGCCACCCGGAGATAAGCTGGCGCATGTAGTCGGATGCTGTCGAGGAGTGGTCGGCGTCGTAAGTGCAGCTGGTGGTGGGCCAGCATCGGCCGATGAACTACTTCCAGCATTAATCTTCACAGTATTAAAAGCAAACCCTCCAAGGTTGATCAGCAATATTAATTACGTTACCCGTTTCTGTAATGCAGCTCGTCTCATGACCGGCGAGGGTGGATATTATTTTACGAATTTGGTATGTTATTCATTTCCGTCCTGtattatgttttaatattgAACTGTATTTATATGTGTTGTTATTTCAGTGTTGTGCCGTTTCTTTTATTGAGAATTTAACTGCCGAGTCTTTGAACATGACCAAAGATGACTACGATGCTTATATGAGTCTGCCGGCGATTGTTAGTGGAGGATCTTGGGTAAGTTttttttagtgtatatttttgtattttgatttattttatattgatttgtttgtgttgtGTGTTGTAGGTAGCGGCATTGTCGTTGTGCGAAGGATTGCATGATCTTCACGATCAGTTGAAAACTTTGCAAGatcttgaaaataaaacaatcacCTTTGAACAGAAAGTTCAAGACACAGATAGCGAAGTACAAACTTTTAAGGTatgattaaaaacaatatatgtattattttataatctatGTAATTGTATACCGTTATATGAAATGATTACTCATTATGTTTATTCATCTCACAATttgattaatatgtatgtagatatgtatgtatgttacagtc
This window contains:
- the Rabex-5 gene encoding rabaptin-5-associated exchange factor for Rab5 — protein: MYATKTPSYRIDQRDLKCKSGCGFYGNAQWQGYCSKCHREQVHRQRKAEKASFGASSTQREHQVLERLPKTSTPIAGFTKFEEKKLRQTDSQKKTKLLKLNVFRKASNAKDVGPPESFRDKSQAQGSISVRSLDYIKKDFVQKFPNLGAIIEKDVCKYVHVVFANISKQLQTKTIDELSDITQNLYQVFAKRMDESPNYAEVDGETKELLLDFVEKHSMTHLHSTVFSAYGSDDERKDARLHSRIRQLCWVSPQHLDCRIDQGNATARDLLYTAITELVAMDSVLPPGDKLAHVVGCCRGVVGVVSAAGGGPASADELLPALIFTVLKANPPRLISNINYVTRFCNAARLMTGEGGYYFTNLCCAVSFIENLTAESLNMTKDDYDAYMSLPAIVSGGSWVAALSLCEGLHDLHDQLKTLQDLENKTITFEQKVQDTDSEVQTFKNEILKKVSDILMRTPLEFTRRHINLEPISNVESELIEPQNVDILIPVKSEEIPTSILDEDVFGPCVEDKTTVLIVDNPSPQPPDQESDTKSGYSKHLIPPNSLANISMALDNPPMPTLRTIGSGDFLSPSPIFGLDSFDTQSLDELNTPDDYGAEQFAHGLTNVNYDIDLSDLSAENSAAEDLPPSVETRPKSQDPFSPDGLGQTSTVYNWQSIQPESLKPFESSHVHEPLLSILGNDESISILDTADSPTADCLLPSPIKPNTYQTLPDSSK